TTTCAGGAGtcgataaaattgttaaacatCGAGGATTCGTATCAAATTTATCAACGCTCTCAATGTCCTCCATTGTCACAGAAATTACAGGTCCTCGTGACTTCGCAGGACTAGGAGTACGTGCATAAGCTTCCATAATGACCAATTCACCTTCCGAGTCCGTATCAGAGAAATGTAAGgatgtattattaatcatcGCATTCAATCGTCTTCTCGTAGATCTGGACTTACGTTTTTGCTTCATACTCGTTGTCTCTTTTCCTCTGGATGGACTCTGACAacattgttttatcttttgtaaATTATCTTCTAGAGCACAacattcattataatttttttcatcgccGTCTTTGGCTACATTCTGTTGATCGTTCTTTTGCTCTTCCCGAGGTTCATTCGACGGGTTCGAACGATTTTCATTCTTCACTTTGTCTTCTTCATTGCATGAATTTATTGAACAACTTTGAGACACCTCCTTGGCACCTATCTCACAATTGATCTGTTTCAATTCGCACAAATCAGTCGTAATCTTACAGACCGACGATTTATCATTCTCGgtcttatctttttcattattaacgtCGATTGTAGGACTCGTTTCGTTCATGGTGTTCGCTTGGCCTGACTTTTCCATTATAAAGGATTTTTCTATTCGtcgcacgtatatatatatatgtgtgtgtgtgtatatatatatatatatatatatatatgtatgtacgtatgtatatctattttatatacttttgtttttaacgTGCGTATCGTAAGTGCAAACTACTAATGAACTTAAAAAAACCTGCAACTGAAAATCataaggaaaaggaaattaatgaaaataaagtcaATGAAGAATACGAGTGCACGTAAATAAGAGAATGAGATTAAGGAAATAGATAAAtggaaatttgaaataaaaacgatgaaGGTCATTAGAAAAACGtataaggataaaaagaaaaagagaactcaCATTTTCGACGATTCAAATGAGAGCTACTCAAGCATAAAAGGACAAGCAAAGTTATTAGCTACTGCTCTCTCTCCTCGACGAACAGGATAAAACTAAAGGTAGCTATCTCGGTATCTTCCGAGCATTTGTTGAGACTCTtacgtataattaaattatggaAGCCTCACTCAATCTTTAAGCCATAAACGGATTGACATTTTACCTTAAACgaacatataaatacagaagaagacattttaaaaagaaaagaaatcaatcaAACGTGAATCACCACGTAcggaatgaattattattgtcttgtgattgaaaagatttatataaaatctaaatgTGTCGACGTCTTCCTCAcagaaaaatcattttgaaagttttctttttgcacCTTGCACACTGTTTTTCATCTCCAATTCTTAACtctatagatttttaattctaatgtGTTCTTAAGTTAATCCTTACTTTATAATTAAacttaaaaacaattttctactgtataataatgaatgaGAATATCGTACCTGTTTGTTCTTTCTGTAGAGTATCGGCAATGAATTTTTCCTCTGAAGGTGACGTGTCTTTTGGCTGGtctcccttctccttctgTTCCATACCGTATTTTGATTTGTAAGAGTCCATTTTTTGACTTATGATATTCGAATCTTCGTACACTgctattaagaaaaaagatcatatttatatacttgcaaaatattgaaatattgttagaaaaatatataagcatttatatatatatatatatatatatacatatatatacatacatacatacatacatatatatatatatatatatatatatatatatatatatatatagtgccCAATGATATCACCTGTTAGTTTCTTCTGAATTTCAATTTTGCTCGTAACCTCAGGTAAGACGATATTCAGTACACAAATTGGTTGCTGTGGTGGTTCACCCTTTGCAACTTTGGGCTCGCGCATAAACAACATTCTTGCTACAGGATCCAAAAGTGGATCTCTTACTTTAACGTGAAACGATAGACGATTCTGACGGAAAGCTTTAAAAGTAAACTTTAATTGTACTCCTGATTTTGTAACTGGTATTAGGTTTCCGCTGAATTCGATGTAAAGATCTTTTCCATGTAGAGCctgaaacaaatataattaacaaacattatgtattattaatatttatttgcattAATTACAACTAGAAGTTACTTTTTAGTTTACCTCGACATCACGACTCTTTACAATCTCTAAGAACTCTTCTTGTCTTTCCAATGTGTGCATTCCTTCCTTGCCATCAGTCATGCACAATATCCTTAATGTAGCTTCGAGAGTATCCATTCGTTTTGAATATATCACGAAACTAttgaaaacaaatagaaatttttgatCATTGAATATTTGcaagagataaatataaaaaaaggaaatacgtACTTTGTAATGTAAGGTACAAACAAAGATTCTTTATATAGTTCCGTCGCCATTTTTGGAACTTCGCTAATATTCCTACAATCCATCAGCCAAAACCTAGCTGAAACTGTAGTTGTAAAGGACACACGGTCGTTCATGAACGTCAATGGCGTTGAACCAGTAACATCTTCCCATTGAGCTTCACTGGTACCACCTGACATCGAAAATAACAgcttaattgttttttaattgtctaattaattatattaagcAATccctttgtgtgtgtgtgtgtgtgtgtatgactATACTTTTGACCCAGTAAATCATTCAAAAgaattgcttttgaaagaaaaaaagaaacgtgacCATGTAACTGTTATCACATTACCAGAATTAGACAGGATTTACCAAATGCATTATCACATATTCTTATTGTGTAAatagtttatataatattttaatttaatctgcGTATACCAGCGATGCTGCAAAGCAATCGTAAAGTTGGTGTTTCGCCTCCGTATTGATTGATCATTCCTTTGTTTGCAGCTTGTGGTACGGGTATTGTCAAGGTAATCGGCTTGTGAAACTTTCTTCTCCTGGGCTCAATTGTAATGACTGGTGATACAGCAACACAGTTACCTAAAAGTTTGGCTGTAAGCTCCGCAGGGATGACGTGTGCCTACAACAaggtattatatatcttaataagCCAGTACTCGTTTGTCTTTAATAGCTCAACTTTCTATGGCTTCACTACCGTTGAAACTGACTTGTCTACGACTGAATTACATGTGTAAAATTAATTCGCAATTTTTACAATCAGAATTCAGCACAAGAGATATTCACAAAAAGACTGTCTTcaattttttacttacttGTAAGCcaactttaatttttttcgtcagAGCACCAGGTGGAAATACAGCTTGAACGTCGTTTGCTACACTGGACATTAAAATTCCACCTTCGGCTCCTATTACGTGTACTTCTTGTTTGATTCTAGTCACTATCGCGAAATATTGAGGAAAGTCACTCGTTATTATACGAGTTATTCTGCCGGAATGGGCTGCATTCATTTGGGGATCtacaaattgaatttttattcataatacGATGATAATTTCTCGATAATagtgttaaaaaatcaatacttcatatcctttttttaagtataattaataataatataaatgataacataattttaacattatataatattttaatacaaagtACAAAAATTAGTTTTTAGAGAACTTCATTGATTTGATACGTACCATGTGGTGTATTAAGCAAAGTATCGTCATTATCAACGGAATTATCATGTTCCTTCCATGTTTCTCCATTTTCACTcctaagaataataatttctctttctttgccaCGGATCGATGCAAAATGTGGTATGTCTATCAATACTGGCCTATAAAGAATTACATTTGCGTAAagaacattcttttttaaataatccatttataaatatgtcaTTGCGAACTTGCCCTAAAAAGTTTGCTCCAACTGGACCCATCTCTATAATTCGAGTTGCTAAAGCTTCACCTTCCATTAGAGGCGGTGGATTAGCTACTTTACTAGGTTTTACTAATCTACACGTTACCCGTAACGGCATCGTTGCTCTACGGGGTGGAACAATTATTCGTACACCACTGTGCCTGCAACCCTTCATTGCACCACCTCGTGCATCCACGAGGAAACTCACTAAAAATCTGCAAATTCGAAATATCATAGCAAtatagagaaatttttttatttatcgacgaatttcagatgtttaaatgtatttgaatttcaaatttttttctaaattctaGCGATGGGATAGGCGTTTAGGTACTTACGATCGGAAGTGAAGTCTCCTAAAATCAAAATACGTTTATTCAATCAATTATTTCTAAGGAAATCATTACGTCTAAAGCTAGAGTGAATTACGGAAGATTAGAATTAGATCAAATTACGATGTTTTAAGCTTtggattatatatttagatagtAATAAGAGTTTctacaaaagataaaaaactcAAAGATATTTGTGTTACAACTATGAAACTAATCTAGTTTTTCCAATACTTTAGAGAGTCTAAAATAGCGTGACTTCTAGTTTATTACCCTATCTTTGTTATACGATCACCGTAATTTTTGATTAAGTTCAATGTAGATTTCTACGTACCCCAAATTCAATGCATCATTACTGTCAAAGTTTTCTGCCAGACAGTAATTATTGCTTTGGGTGAAttcctgtttttcttcttttgtaactaaaatgaaaaaattggaAATCGATCAAGTTACACGCTCTGATTAGTATGCAAACGTAGACTTACCTTGTCTGTGTATTGGGTCGTCCTTCGTTACATCGATTGGTAAGGAATCATCTCGTAGGCTCTTCATTAAATCCGCGGTAAGATATTTGTATGGTTGCTCGCTAATCAATGCATCCGAAGCTAATAAACGCAATTAGATTTATGAATGATATCAATTATGACGTTAAcgtatagataatattattcttaccACCCTCGTCATCCGAATCGGACATGAGACTCGTTTCTTGCAAACTCTCTGGTGCTATAACTTTGTACTTTTCTTcccaatttttattatccggAACTAAATTATCGTAAGGCATTCCTTTCAATACTTCCATCACTGATATATACCCTAACTTTTGAGCAATATTTAAAGCAGTCAAGCCATCCTAAAGAAAAAACCGATAAAAATCACGTCAAcgaaaatattacaaacaaataaaaatgtaattggCAGAATTATTTGCGATTATATTGATAACGAATTAAAAACCATCTTACGAACGATTTACGTACGTTTGTACGAGCTTTGTGCGAAGCATTCCCTTCTAATAGAGCACTAACAACATGAGCGTGACCCTGTTGCGCGGCTTGATGAAGAGGCGTGTAATTTTGAGCCGTTCTTACGTCGATCTCAGCATTGTGTTTTAATAGAAATCGTATCATCGAGAGATTTCCAAAATGTGCGGCAACGTGAATTGGTCGATAACCAGTCTCGGTTTGACTTTCGACATTGGCATCATTTTTTACAAGAATAGAAGCGACTCTGACGAAATCTTCTTGAGCACAGAGGTGCAACGCTGTTAGACCATTCTGAAAAAGGTTgaacattattattgttgttgttgttgttgttgttgttgttgttattattattattattattattattattattattattattattaatttgattaatttataaaagaataccTTAGCTTTATGGTTTGGATCAGCTCCATGCTCAATAAGTAAATTCGTCATATCGTAATGACCCTTTTGTGAGCTCAAATGTAAAGGCGTGAATCCTGCCTTAGATTCGGCATTTGCGTTCGCTCCGCCTTCCAACAGAGTAGAAGCAATGTCCATCTATGGCAAGTAATGTAGATTTTCGTTAGAGATATATTTTAGAATggaaaaatggaaaggaaTGATTGGAATGGATTATTTTAATACCTGATTTTTACGAGCAGCGATGTGTAACGGAGTATGTCCATTCTGTGATGCAAGATGGGGTGAAGCACCTTTCTCTAATAGAAGATTCGCGACATTTGGGTGATCGTAATGACAAGCCAAATGCAGTGGTGTAATGTCGTTCTAAAAATGATTAGTAAATTCTCACCGTAATAGAATATGTAAAGTTAACCCTCTGTAATCtaacttttgttattatataagttatataataACTAAGTATTTATTCTTAGaaacatttagaaaaaaaaacagatataaGTGTGTGTGACTTGAAAGTTATAGAGGATTAACGGAacgattccttttctttccttttttttttttgttcatattcatctcgttttatttcattttatatcatcGAATTGCTATAAATCGTCTGCTAACCTTTCCTTGAGCATCAAGCTTGCTGTCCTTTTGTAGAAGGATCTTTGCCACGTTCATATTGCCATATTTGGCCGCTATGTGGAGCGGCGTAAAACCATTTTTCGTTGTGGCTTTTACCGAAGCATTATTCTCCACTAGAATAGCGGCCACCTGTTTATCACAAAGTTTCGTGTTATaccaataaatatatatatatatatatacctacatacattcatacatttatatataaagtgatAAAAGTTTACGTTTATGATATGGACTCGATACAAATTAGTtcaattgtatatatgtgtgtatatatgtatacataaaataataatgttggTTATCTCTGCATTgcaattagaaataattgcTTACCTATTTATTgcataacgaagaaaaatcagTCGACTAATGACATATGACATATAACAAGATTTACgtactttttgttttaattacattgtaatattattaactgTTTAATAATAAGCACAATGGGGATATGAAATTGATtggagaaaatgtaaaaagattaCATAAATGCAAATAAGTGGAAAAAAAACACAAGCACCTTTCACACCGCCTACGCGTTGCTTGTCATAATCGTATGCATGGCTATATCGATGTTTGAAAgtataatgaaaaacaaaaagaaatgtttaacatatgtatgcatgtacatatgtatgttgtgtgtttgtatttatgtttgtatatatgtatagatatgtgtGCCATGGAAATAAGCGAAATGAATGTTCGTTTCTCGTCTGTCATATTTATGTCTCTTTGAAATTTCAAGATCGCTAATAAATCAgcatattatataagtatttatgtacatatgtttaTGCATACAACGATATATTGGAATGAAAATTCTCTCGctcgtttgttcgttctttctcacgctctcgttttttcttttattttttctttcttttttttttcttttttttaaggaagGAAACTAGAGTAAGGActaagcagaaaagaaaaatcaatcgaaCACTTGTATGCACCGCAAGGAGTTGCATGCTATCTCctcgttttaatttatcttatcatgcttaaaaaaacgaaatgcAGTGAAATGAGGGAAAACATAAAAACGGTAAAACCAATGtaacgaaaattttattaactcACGGATacatagagaaataaatataacgtaaaattataaatctcaAACTCTCTATAagtttgaaaataaagaaagtgtAAGAAGAGACTTCAAATCGCGTTGATGGAAAAACGTCTAtaattgtgtgtatgtgaagGTGATTGTAAAAATTACCTAAgtcattatacatatatttatatatgtatatatatatatatatttatataaatatattttttaaacataaacGGAAATAATGATCGATTTAAACTACAAATTAGAACATTTTTACGATCAccattacatataataaaacaagtGCATGgttaaacaaaatattgaagaaaacgagaaggtgtttagatagataaaaataacgcgtttgtttttttttcttttttacataatcctcaaagaaattaaaattcgatctctttctctctctgttttttctttttctttttttcacataaGGTACTCCCGACGCCGTGACCAAAACAAATACGCCCTATTCTGCTTGTCGACGTGTTCTGCTATTTTTGCGATTTTTTTGTACATTACCTCCTCCTGACCTTCCTTTGCTGCAATGTGCAATGCCGTGTGCATATCTTTCGTTGTTGTGTCAACGGCTGCACCGTGTTGCAAGAGTAACATAACTATATCGATGTTACCCAATCTGGATGCGATGTGCAACGGTGTTTGTTGTTCCtacaagaaaagaattaaatttcttcggtTCGCGAAAAGCCCAAACTCTTATCTGTGTTGATTTcatcaacgaaataaaaatgtttaatcaaCGAATACTTAAATTAcatcatttaaattatttactttttggaTACTTGGATAATATagcgaaaatattttaaataaagatataatagcACATTAATGAAGCTAGAAAAgcatacaaaataaaaaaaaattaataaataaatgaaaaaaaaataagacagGAAACAAATTGTTCTATGAATATCCCAGACTGGTTAATGGACTCATGCGTTTAAGTTGAACGCGAGCAAGTATGATTTAAATATGGtcgatcattttctatttaagtGATTCTGCGTTTTCTTTCGACGTGACAAAATTTATGTTGACTTAACGAATTAAAGATTTTCGAAACAaacttttttgttgttttacaAAGGGGAAAGGGGAAGATGAAAGATGAATAGATAGGAAAGGACGATTTGATTCGTAGGAAGTGaggattccttttttttatttacttacccTAGCACGTGCATCGACTTTGGCTccatttcttaataaaattcgaataataTCGGTTTGATTAGCTCTAGCTGCCAGGTGTAGGGGTGTTTCTCCCCTAACAGTTGGCACGTCGGGATTGGCTTCGTGTTGTAGTAGGAATATCACGATATTCATGCATCCCATAAAACTGGCCACGTGTAAGGGAGTCAGTCCGGActgtaaaatatatgttattttccATTAGGACATTTTCTTCAATTCCGATTTCCACAAATCATTCGCTTAGacaaagttctctctctctctctctctctttcttttattctcctttcCCTATTTCCTATAATTCTCCATCGTTTTCAGAAATAAACAGCATGGAAGGAGCACAGAATCCATAAAAATGATCAGATTTTATATCCCGTCTTTCGTCCGATTCGCACAATCCGTTAACCAGCCTtcctatattatttcttcatcttctccaTACTTCAATGTTAAATCATCGTTTGAacgtaaaagaagaagcagcaTGAAAAATATAGTGCAAACATTTTtgtaaatgaagaaagaaagaaaaaaaaaagaaaaagaaaatattgctATAATCTCTTTtagattcttttattatttgatttattaatctttttattcttttttcttagtgcaaataaaattatataaagtatataaactATTCTCGCGAATTGTAtgcaagaaaatattgaagacAAGATAATAAGGAATTGTCGAGAAACATCGATCGTTACCTCTGTCGTAGACTCGATCGATGCGCCATGTTTCAGCAACAACTCGACGACCTTTATACGATTCTTCTTGCAAGCGATGTGCAAAGGCGTAAAACCGTTTAAAGCTCGTGCATTTGGATCCGCCTTTCTATCCAAAAGCAATTTCGCGACTCTAACGTGGCCGCAGTGTGCGGCTACATGTAGCGAagttaaataatcgatcgttacTTCGTCCACTGGTGCACGATGATAGAGTAATGCTCTAGCAGCATCCACGTGATCTCCTTGAGAGGCCATATGCAAGGGTGCTAAAccattctataaaaaaagaatttcgtttTACAATTTTGTGCAAATACTcagttttattcttttcttttattgaaaatttctgTTATACTTTACCTTTGTACGTGCACTGATTGGTGCTGAGTTCTCAAGGAGAGTATTAACAACTTCCTCATGTCCAGATCGTGCAGCACAATGTAATGGAGTTAAACCATCTCTAGTTTTTGCATCTATTTGTGCCGAGTTTTCTAACAGGATTTTTACCATGTTATTTTTGCCCCATTTCGCTGCTACATGGAGAGGACTGATATTGTGCTAAAattagaatagaaaattagaaaatccagttgatataagaaaaagaaagaaggttagaaacaaattgttaatttattttttgaagttTCATACTTTTGCCAAATAGTTCACATCAGCACCACGTTTAATTAACAAACGTGCTATCTCCTCGTTTCCATAATGAGCAGCAATGTGGAGAGGCGTGAAGCCACTCTTAGACGTGACATCCGGCTTGTGGTCGTTCTAAAAAGTAACATTGCATTGGTCAATTAATATCCAATTAAAGGAACATTTGCTTTGAAagttttacaaagaaaaaaaattacatggATTTATCGACAGAACAAAGTTTACTTGTATTATTCacaattcaaaaatatattgatttatttataaaaattacctGCAAAAGTAAATCGGCGGCTTTACAATCGTCCTTTTTAGCGGCGATATGAAGCGCCGGTAGCCTaacttttcctttcgaatcgTTTTCCAAAAGTACACTGACGACTTTGTCGTGGCCTTGCTGCATAGCAACAGCAAGGGGGGTGAATCCATCCtaaaatttacaaagaaatgaaattcacATACGATAGAATTCTATAAATCTCTAACAATTAATTTAGCTTTACCTCCGTAGCGAGGCTTTGATTGGCTCCATTGCTAAGCAACAGCTTGACGACCTGATCGTGATTCTCTTGGGCCGCCATATATAATGGTGTGAATCCATTTTGCGATTGAATATTAACCGCAGCACCATATTGAATAAGAATACTAACTATTTCCGCTTGAccagctaaaaaaaaaataataat
The sequence above is a segment of the Vespula vulgaris chromosome 24, iyVesVulg1.1, whole genome shotgun sequence genome. Coding sequences within it:
- the LOC127072053 gene encoding ankyrin-3-like isoform X7; this translates as MTTEAEFLPIIRLQADDTTAFLRAARSGNLEKVIEYLDTDLDINTANSNGLNALHLASKDGHVEIVTELLKRGAKVDAATKKGNTALHIASLAGQAEIVSILIQYGAAVNIQSQNGFTPLYMAAQENHDQVVKLLLSNGANQSLATEDGFTPLAVAMQQGHDKVVSVLLENDSKGKVRLPALHIAAKKDDCKAADLLLQNDHKPDVTSKSGFTPLHIAAHYGNEEIARLLIKRGADVNYLAKHNISPLHVAAKWGKNNMVKILLENSAQIDAKTRDGLTPLHCAARSGHEEVVNTLLENSAPISARTKNGLAPLHMASQGDHVDAARALLYHRAPVDEVTIDYLTSLHVAAHCGHVRVAKLLLDRKADPNARALNGFTPLHIACKKNRIKVVELLLKHGASIESTTESGLTPLHVASFMGCMNIVIFLLQHEANPDVPTVRGETPLHLAARANQTDIIRILLRNGAKVDARAREQQTPLHIASRLGNIDIVMLLLQHGAAVDTTTKDMHTALHIAAKEGQEEVAAILVENNASVKATTKNGFTPLHIAAKYGNMNVAKILLQKDSKLDAQGKNDITPLHLACHYDHPNVANLLLEKGASPHLASQNGHTPLHIAARKNQMDIASTLLEGGANANAESKAGFTPLHLSSQKGHYDMTNLLIEHGADPNHKAKNGLTALHLCAQEDFVRVASILVKNDANVESQTETGYRPIHVAAHFGNLSMIRFLLKHNAEIDVRTAQNYTPLHQAAQQGHAHVVSALLEGNASHKARTNDGLTALNIAQKLGYISVMEVLKGMPYDNLVPDNKNWEEKYKVIAPESLQETSLMSDSDDEGASDALISEQPYKYLTADLMKSLRDDSLPIDVTKDDPIHRQVTKEEKQEFTQSNNYCLAENFDSNDALNLGRLHFRSFLVSFLVDARGGAMKGCRHSGVRIIVPPRRATMPLRVTCRLVKPSKVANPPPLMEGEALATRIIEMGPVGANFLGPVLIDIPHFASIRGKEREIIILRSENGETWKEHDNSVDNDDTLLNTPHDPQMNAAHSGRITRIITSDFPQYFAIVTRIKQEVHVIGAEGGILMSSVANDVQAVFPPGALTKKIKVGLQAHVIPAELTAKLLGNCVAVSPVITIEPRRRKFHKPITLTIPVPQAANKGMINQYGGETPTLRLLCSIAGGTSEAQWEDVTGSTPLTFMNDRVSFTTTVSARFWLMDCRNISEVPKMATELYKESLFVPYITNFVIYSKRMDTLEATLRILCMTDGKEGMHTLERQEEFLEIVKSRDVEALHGKDLYIEFSGNLIPVTKSGVQLKFTFKAFRQNRLSFHVKVRDPLLDPVARMLFMREPKVAKGEPPQQPICVLNIVLPEVTSKIEIQKKLTAVYEDSNIISQKMDSYKSKYGMEQKEKGDQPKDTSPSEEKFIADTLQKEQTGRTAVINIIIDNHMGY
- the LOC127072053 gene encoding ankyrin-3-like isoform X6 encodes the protein MTTEAEFLPIIRLQADDTTAFLRAARSGNLEKVIEYLDTDLDINTANSNGLNALHLASKDGHVEIVTELLKRGAKVDAATKKGNTALHIASLAGQAEIVSILIQYGAAVNIQSQNGFTPLYMAAQENHDQVVKLLLSNGANQSLATEDGFTPLAVAMQQGHDKVVSVLLENDSKGKVRLPALHIAAKKDDCKAADLLLQNDHKPDVTSKSGFTPLHIAAHYGNEEIARLLIKRGADVNYLAKHNISPLHVAAKWGKNNMVKILLENSAQIDAKTRDGLTPLHCAARSGHEEVVNTLLENSAPISARTKNGLAPLHMASQGDHVDAARALLYHRAPVDEVTIDYLTSLHVAAHCGHVRVAKLLLDRKADPNARALNGFTPLHIACKKNRIKVVELLLKHGASIESTTESGLTPLHVASFMGCMNIVIFLLQHEANPDVPTVRGETPLHLAARANQTDIIRILLRNGAKVDARAREQQTPLHIASRLGNIDIVMLLLQHGAAVDTTTKDMHTALHIAAKEGQEEVAAILVENNASVKATTKNGFTPLHIAAKYGNMNVAKILLQKDSKLDAQGKNDITPLHLACHYDHPNVANLLLEKGASPHLASQNGHTPLHIAARKNQMDIASTLLEGGANANAESKAGFTPLHLSSQKGHYDMTNLLIEHGADPNHKAKNGLTALHLCAQEDFVRVASILVKNDANVESQTETGYRPIHVAAHFGNLSMIRFLLKHNAEIDVRTAQNYTPLHQAAQQGHAHVVSALLEGNASHKARTNDGLTALNIAQKLGYISVMEVLKGMPYDNLVPDNKNWEEKYKVIAPESLQETSLMSDSDDEGASDALISEQPYKYLTADLMKSLRDDSLPIDVTKDDPIHRQVTKEEKQEFTQSNNYCLAENFDSNDALNLGRLHFRSFLVSFLVDARGGAMKGCRHSGVRIIVPPRRATMPLRVTCRLVKPSKVANPPPLMEGEALATRIIEMGPVGANFLGPVLIDIPHFASIRGKEREIIILRSENGETWKEHDNSVDNDDTLLNTPHDPQMNAAHSGRITRIITSDFPQYFAIVTRIKQEVHVIGAEGGILMSSVANDVQAVFPPGALTKKIKVGLQAHVIPAELTAKLLGNCVAVSPVITIEPRRRKFHKPITLTIPVPQAANKGMINQYGGETPTLRLLCSIAGGTSEAQWEDVTGSTPLTFMNDRVSFTTTVSARFWLMDCRNISEVPKMATELYKESLFVPYITNFVIYSKRMDTLEATLRILCMTDGKEGMHTLERQEEFLEIVKSRDVEALHGKDLYIEFSGNLIPVTKSGVQLKFTFKAFRQNRLSFHVKVRDPLLDPVARMLFMREPKVAKGEPPQQPICVLNIVLPEVTSKIEIQKKLTAVYEDSNIISQKMDSYKSKYGMEQKEKGDQPKDTSPSEEKFIADTLQKEQTVAGFFKFISSLHLRYAR
- the LOC127072053 gene encoding ankyrin-3-like isoform X9; the protein is MTTEAEFLPIIRLQADDTTAFLRAARSGNLEKVIEYLDTDLDINTANSNGLNALHLASKDGHVEIVTELLKRGAKVDAATKKGNTALHIASLAGQAEIVSILIQYGAAVNIQSQNGFTPLYMAAQENHDQVVKLLLSNGANQSLATEDGFTPLAVAMQQGHDKVVSVLLENDSKGKVRLPALHIAAKKDDCKAADLLLQNDHKPDVTSKSGFTPLHIAAHYGNEEIARLLIKRGADVNYLAKHNISPLHVAAKWGKNNMVKILLENSAQIDAKTRDGLTPLHCAARSGHEEVVNTLLENSAPISARTKNGLAPLHMASQGDHVDAARALLYHRAPVDEVTIDYLTSLHVAAHCGHVRVAKLLLDRKADPNARALNGFTPLHIACKKNRIKVVELLLKHGASIESTTESGLTPLHVASFMGCMNIVIFLLQHEANPDVPTVRGETPLHLAARANQTDIIRILLRNGAKVDARAREQQTPLHIASRLGNIDIVMLLLQHGAAVDTTTKDMHTALHIAAKEGQEEVAAILVENNASVKATTKNGFTPLHIAAKYGNMNVAKILLQKDSKLDAQGKNDITPLHLACHYDHPNVANLLLEKGASPHLASQNGHTPLHIAARKNQMDIASTLLEGGANANAESKAGFTPLHLSSQKGHYDMTNLLIEHGADPNHKAKNGLTALHLCAQEDFVRVASILVKNDANVESQTETGYRPIHVAAHFGNLSMIRFLLKHNAEIDVRTAQNYTPLHQAAQQGHAHVVSALLEGNASHKARTNDGLTALNIAQKLGYISVMEVLKGMPYDNLVPDNKNWEEKYKVIAPESLQETSLMSDSDDEGASDALISEQPYKYLTADLMKSLRDDSLPIDVTKDDPIHRQVTKEEKQEFTQSNNYCLAENFDSNDALNLGRLHFRSFLVSFLVDARGGAMKGCRHSGVRIIVPPRRATMPLRVTCRLVKPSKVANPPPLMEGEALATRIIEMGPVGANFLGPVLIDIPHFASIRGKEREIIILRSENGETWKEHDNSVDNDDTLLNTPHDPQMNAAHSGRITRIITSDFPQYFAIVTRIKQEVHVIGAEGGILMSSVANDVQAVFPPGALTKKIKVGLQAHVIPAELTAKLLGNCVAVSPVITIEPRRRKFHKPITLTIPVPQAANKGMINQYGGETPTLRLLCSIAGGTSEAQWEDVTGSTPLTFMNDRVSFTTTVSARFWLMDCRNISEVPKMATELYKESLFVPYITNFVIYSKRMDTLEATLRILCMTDGKEGMHTLERQEEFLEIVKSRDVEALHGKDLYIEFSGNLIPVTKSGVQLKFTFKAFRQNRLSFHVKVRDPLLDPVARMLFMREPKVAKGEPPQQPICVLNIVLPEVTSKIEIQKKLTAVYEDSNIISQKMDSYKSKYGMEQKEKGDQPKDTSPSEEKFIADTLQKEQTALI